The DNA segment TGTATGCTGTGATGTCAAGCCAGTTGGCAGCAGTCTTCACTTTCTATATTTGTGAGATACCACATGAACACTGTCAGTCATCTGTTTTTGAGATAGATCTATGTTAGAACTtaatagaccaggctagcttcaaactcaagaggtcctcctgcttctgcctcccaagttctgagattaaaggcttgcaccaccatgcTACTTGGTACATTTTGCTCTTTACTTTGATTCCAGGGACCAAACTACTACCATCAGGCTTGCACGGCTCTCACTTAACTGAGCTCCCTGGCCATCAATTTTATGAAACCAGATGCATACCTTTATCACTCAGTTCTAGGCCACCTAGGACTACACAGTGAAGTCcttcctcaaaaaataaaaaactagacTTTAGATGATCAGATTTGTCAAGTTGTATGTGGGCGGTGGTGGGGTGACTATTGCTTGTGCTTTAAGGAATCACTGCTTaacctcaaaagaaaaacaatcctaTATAAAAATAGCTCCTACTATTCTAGGTGAGAGGGACTTACAGTACAGTTGAATACCTACAGGGCACTGAACATCTTGTCCAGCGTATGGGAATGCTTCTGTTTGTCTACAGTGATGTTAATGGGCTCAAAGTGTGCCTCAGTGGTACAGCACATGTTAGCAGGTGAAAGGCCTTTGGTTTGACTCCAGAACACAAGACATCTTAATTGATCAAGGCAGTGCTAGAGCCCACATACTATGCCACTAAACTATATCTGATCGGTTGTGTTttgttctcttccttctccttcctaacaattacacacacacacacacacacacacacacacacacacacacacacacacacacacacacacacaccaaacccacGATAGACATGATAGTTCAGTCCATAAAGCAGTTTGCTCCAGCAAACATGAGGACCAAGTCCAATCTctagaacccatataaaaagcaAGGCttagtggcacaggcctgtaatctcagaatgGCAGAGATTAGATTCCTGGGCTTGCTAGACATCCAGCATAGTCTAAGTAGTCTGCCCCAGGTCCTAGTGAGAGTGTCCCCAAAACCAAGATGGATGTCTCCGGTTAACATCCACATCCAAGGTTAGGCTGCCCTCTCACCATATGCACTCATACCTACTACACTACAACTGTTTGTTTGGTCTGGACCTATGTGGAccaggagatccacctgcctctgcctcttgaagaTTGCTGACATTAAATGCTTGCCACTAGGTccctttttaagacagggtttcttctctgtgtagccttggctatcctagaattcactctgtagacttgggtggcctcaaaatcagagatccaAAAGCCTTTCCTTTCTGAGTGCTGatgttaaaggcatgtgccaacattgCCCAGTAGGCAGAAACTTTGTGTGGGCTGTTTTACCCATGTACCATTGGTATCCAGGAGCAAGGAGATAGGGCTGGACCAGTTCTACCTCTTCTAACTTACCTGGTTTGAAGAACTAGGAAGCCAAGTAGAGTTCATAGGGACCCCCTCACCTAagagaccatttttttttttttggttctttttttccggccgaacccagggccttgcgcttccttggtaagcgctctaccactgagctaaatccccagccccaagagacCAGTTTTTAAAAAGCCCCAAGCATTAAGGCTTTGGGGGCCTGTGGCCTTTCAAATTGTCTTATTCATGATAATCCCATGGGATCACAGTCCATTGGCAGAGCATCTGacattgttgggtttttttttggggggggtggtggttttttttttcggagctggggaccgaacccagggccttgcgattcccaggcaagcgctctaccactgacctaaatccccattTTTATCCCCTGGTTCAGTTTGGTGGCAATCCTGTGTCCTGTGCTGTGGGGCTAGCAGTCCTGGATGTCTTGAAAACAGAACAGCTCCAGGCTCATGCCACTAATGTGGGCAGCTTCCTTATGGAGCACCTCAGCCAGCAGAAAGCCAAACATCCTATCATTGGAGATGTCAGGTAAGGTTCTGGGGGCAACAAGCACACTAATACCTGCTGTCCCACTTTCCCACCATGGGATAAAGGTGTCTACATCTACTCTAGAAGGAACTAGGACTCTGAAGATCTCAGTCCATATCAAGTCTACTCCCCTCCAGTGTAAAAACTGGGTTGTGGCTGAGGTGAAGGCAGAAAAGGCAAGGACCATGGCTATAAAGATGTTACCTCCTTCAGGGGCACTGGGCTCTTCATTGGTGTGGATCTGATCAAGGATGAGACTCTGAGGACACCAGCAACTGAAGAGGCAGAGTATTTGGTCTCCAGGTACTTTTTCCACATTAAGTTATCCCAAAATGGGAAGCACTGAGTCCCCGTATAGCCTAGCACAATGAGCCTCCAGCCAACCTCAAATACCCACCTCTTCTCCTGTACCTACTCAACCATGAAACTCCCTGAAATCTGAGCATGCCTTTATTCACATTATAAAATATGTTCATTTACCCACTCAATAGTAACTGGCCTCAGCCAGCTTTACCACTCCAGTGAGGATCAGAGACTATAAATTCTAAGGTAGTTTAGAAGTCAGGGCCAGGGCCAGTGTTCTAATTGCAGTCACCCTAAGCAAGGGTGGGTATTGTCCTGGGTTTTGACCCCAAACCTTCTGACTCTAAGACAAAAACTGGGGATTCAAAAAAGAACATAATcacaatgaacagcctagtaaaagcaccagtggaaggggaagcccttggtcctgcccagactgaacccccactgaatgtgattgttggggggggggcagtaatggggggaggatggggagggggaaaaaaaaaccaatcattTCATACCCCAGTCACCAGTGCATGGACTAGGTATGATAATGTAGAGCTGGATGGGCACAATGGTATGCTGGCCTGGACTATAATCAGAGCAATTAAAGTCTAGGCAGTTAGTAAAACCTTGTGAAAAAATGGTCATGGAAGTTGGGTGGTAGCAATAGTACAtgcatttaatcctagcactcaagaggcagaggcaagtcaacctcagagttcaaggccagcctggtctacagagcaagttatcAGGACAGCCAGAACCACATAGACAGTAGTAGGCTCAACACCAGTTAATTGGCAGTTACAGGACAGAGGACTAGGCCTATCTGTAAAGTATCTTGTTCTTCCAGGCTAAAGGAAAACTACATTTTACTGAGCACTGACGGCCCTGGGAGGAATATCCTGAAGTTCAAGCCTCCAATGTGCTTCAGCCTTGATAACGCACAGCATGTGGTTGCAAAGCTGGATGACATTCTAACAGGTAAACTTGATAGACTCCTGTCTAGTATGTATCAGGCCCCGGGTAACTAGAGCCTCCCAGCATGCACCAGGGATCCTAGAACAAGCCAAGTATCCTTAGATCAGAAAGCTCAGAAAGCATGGGCATTACCTACTTGCACTGACTAGACATGGGCATGACCACCTATGATACCCACATTTGGGTAAGTGGAATGGGGGAGGGAGACCACATGTTCAAGATACTCCTGGGCTACCTACACGTATCTTGAAacgaaggaagaagaaaagatgcctttgtgttcagcccagcagtggtggcacacatcctTAATCCCAGCCTCGTCTAtaaagttccaagacagccaggactgtcaaacaaagaaaccctgtctcaaaaaattgacAGGAGCTTCACTTTATCTTCAAGATAGGCCCACCCTCACACTTGAGGCtaaaatggatagatggctgTAATCAAATCCTCCCCATAACCTTTTAATCACTCAAGGTCAAGAGCAGCCCAAGGTCCCCCTCAATTTAAGAAAAGTACCAAACTAGAAATGACTATACACCAAAATGATTTGTTATATACAAAGCTCAGATCCCAACACACACCAAAAACCAGGCAGCAAGGAACCTTTCCTACTCCTGCTTGTTAGCCAGTTAAGCCCAACATCTAGTGGATGTTTGGAATTGATACAGCTCTTAAAGGGTTCAATGTGTACAGAACATGTTGAGCAGTGACTTGACTAGAAACTGCTTTTGGGTTTACAAATGGGACCATCTGTGTTAGGGAAATGATGGGACATAAGCCCAATCTCTAAACTATCATCCCAAGCATCCTAGAATCCAAGGGTAGCAGACAGTGAAGAACCATGTAGGGCAGATCTGTGATCATTTTTCCAGACATGGAAGAAAAAGTACGAAGTTGTGAAACACTGAGGATCAAACACCCTCCAGGTAAGCCAGACTTGGCCCCCCTCCTCCACCAGTAGATCCCCAACATTTCAACTTGCATTTGCTAGATTGAAACGAAGGATGTAGAACATACAATATGGGGCAAGATGTTCTCTAAATATGGAGACAATGGGCATAAAATGATAGCTGAAAAGATCAGATGGGGAAAACAGCTAAAGGACCTCTGCTCCAGGAGACCTTAGTCCCAGAGCACGTGGCATCTCCAATACTGGGCAAGGTCTTACAGAGCATCCCACACTCACCCAGGCTTggggttttgtttaatttttatttcaaaagcttGGATAGCTTCAATATCCAGGTCGTGGCAAAATCAGGACACGTGTAAAATACCTTACAATACATTAGATTCCCAAAAGGTACCAAAAAGTACAGTAAAATTAACACTTCCATTACTGGAAATGTatgacacaaataatataaaattaaaaggtgAAAAAGGTGACACTGGTTTCCTAAGATACAGTTTACTCTTTACAACCAGGGTCCACAGGTCCAGGCTGCAGAGCGGCAGCAGGAAGCAGACCCTCCAATCTAGAACAGGGTAACCTGGTAATAAAATCAGCCCCCTAATGCCGCTCTGACCTCTGAGACGCCACACGCTGCCTACAACAACTAGAGCTCTGGAATAGTAAACAGGAGAGTGATTTCCGGGGGAAATTTTAAATAAGATGCACATGGGACAGGCCATAAAAGTTTGCCAAG comes from the Rattus norvegicus strain BN/NHsdMcwi chromosome 10, GRCr8, whole genome shotgun sequence genome and includes:
- the Phykpl gene encoding 5-phosphohydroxy-L-lysine phospho-lyase isoform X9, producing the protein MGKSIGNGHPVACLATTQAVSRAFEATGVEYFNTFGGNPVSCAVGLAVLDVLKTEQLQAHATNVGSFLMEHLSQQKAKHPIIGDVRGTGLFIGVDLIKDETLRTPATEEAEYLVSRLKENYILLSTDGPGRNILKFKPPMCFSLDNAQHVVAKLDDILTDMEEKVRSCETLRIKHPPGMCVPRLRTATKLSTTHCVTTILPVQCKCPTGLGPQAAQIRKMRLFHSMKP